GCTGGGCTTATTGTTCTGAGATCTGATGCTCTCTACTCGTTCGTTGTTTCACCGATGATCTTCCTGAGGATCTCTAAGTCATCTATCTAAAACCGTGTTAAAAAAGCTCATGTttttagggtttgagatttgAATGGAACGTCTCGGGTTTTGGGGATTGCTGATGGGTAGTGTGGAAAAGTCATCGGATTCTCGAAAGTTAGTTACTTGCTCGAAGAATCGAGACGAAgagagtagtagtagtagttcaGCTTCACCGTTGAAGCGTTCTTTGTCGAGGAACACGAGCCCCTCTAGGCAGATAGTTGTCAAGACGAAGCCTCGCGGTCTAGAGGAAGAAACAGTAGCTTCGTTTGGTAAACAAGTCGTTGCTGCTGATGTGCCTATGGAGGAGAGCATATGGGCCATGCTTCCTGAGGATCTGCTGAACGAGATCTTAGCTAGGCTGCCTCCGTTTATGATATTCCGAATCCGTTCCGTTTGTAAAAAATGGAACTTGATTCTTCAGGACAACAGTTTCCTCAAGTTtcactcgaacgtctcctctcaCGGGCCTTGTCTTCTCACGTTTTGGAAGAACTCGCCTCAGGTTCCGCAGTGCTCGGTGTTTAGCTTGCCGCTGAAGACGTGGTACAAAGTTCCCTTCACGTTTTTGCCCTCGTGGGCGTTTTGGTTGGTTGGATCTTCGGGTGGACTCGTCTGCTTTTCGGGGCTCGATGGTCTGACTTTCAGGACTTTGGTGTGTAATCCTCTGATGCAGAGTTGGAGGGTTCTGCCGAATATGCATTATAACCAGCAGAGGCAGCTGATTATGGTTGTGGACCGTTCTGAAAAATCGTTTAAAGTCATAGCCACGAGTGATATCTATGGGGATAAGTCGCTTCCTACCGAAGTTTATGATTCCAAAACTGATAAATGGTCTTTGCATCAGATAATGCCTGCGGTGAACTTATGCTCTTCGAAGATGGCGTATTGTGATTCACGTTTATATCTAGAAACTCTTTCCCCTCTTGGTTTGATGATGTATAGGCTTGATACAGGGCAATGGGAACACATTCCAGCTAAGTTCCCGAGATCTTTGTTGGATGGTTACTTAGTTGCTGGAACTCAGAAGAGACTGTTTCTTGTGGGAAGGATTGGTCTCTACAGTACCTTACAAAGCATGAGGATATGGGAGCTTGATCACACGAAGGTTTCTTGGATGGAGATAAGTAGGATGCCACCAAAGTACTTCCGAGCGCTTTTGAGACTTTCGGCTGAGAGGTTCGAGTGTTTTGGGCAAGATAATTTGATCTGCTTTACGTCGTGGAATCAAGGGAAAGGTCTTCTGTACAATGTGGATAAGAAGATTTGGTCTTGGATCTCCGGGTGTGCGCTTCAGTCGTGCAACAGCCAAGTGTGTTTTTATGAGCCAAGATTTGATGCATCTGTCCATTGAATTATAATAATCATCTGGTTCAACATCAGTCCTGAGAATAATATATCAACTTGGCTGCTTAACAAAAGAAGGTTAGAGATTTTAAGTTGAAAAGCATTTTGTGTACCTACCTCCAATGTTGAGAAGACTTTGTCAGCGATGGTATGCTACACCACCAATGATTAACCACTTCGAGGAGAAAAACTGTAAGCTAAACTTGTTTCCAGCTTTATGTATATTAGCAGTTACTGGATATGAAtactttctatatatatatcattgtcTCATCCATATGGATTTTCCTTTTCTGCATCTTGAATGTAAGTTTCACCTTGCAAATAATGAATGTTCAAGAATAATATCTCGTCTTGTTGGCTAACACTTTTAGAAAGAAAGGTTTAACTTATAACAGTGGAACATAGATTATGATCTTGAAGATGTGGGAGTTGTTACATACAAATCCAATATTTAAAACCTTCTACAAGAAACTAGGAAACCTAGCTTTGAGACACATTCCTCACAGCTTAGTCAACTCATAGAAACTGATAGGGTGAGAGTATTTGGCAGACTTGCTGAATGTATTTTCATCTAAGATTTTGTTGGCAATCTCGGTTGGATGAAATGCATCCCAGAAAAACGTAGTGATGCCTATCCAAGCATGGTTGCTGCAATGAAAGGCACGTTAACCCTCCTCCATATCTTCCACTACCGCAGCATGCTTTGTTTGGTATCACAAG
The window above is part of the Brassica napus cultivar Da-Ae chromosome C3, Da-Ae, whole genome shotgun sequence genome. Proteins encoded here:
- the LOC106432501 gene encoding F-box/kelch-repeat protein At5g15710; protein product: MERLGFWGLLMGSVEKSSDSRKLVTCSKNRDEESSSSSSASPLKRSLSRNTSPSRQIVVKTKPRGLEEETVASFGKQVVAADVPMEESIWAMLPEDLLNEILARLPPFMIFRIRSVCKKWNLILQDNSFLKFHSNVSSHGPCLLTFWKNSPQVPQCSVFSLPLKTWYKVPFTFLPSWAFWLVGSSGGLVCFSGLDGLTFRTLVCNPLMQSWRVLPNMHYNQQRQLIMVVDRSEKSFKVIATSDIYGDKSLPTEVYDSKTDKWSLHQIMPAVNLCSSKMAYCDSRLYLETLSPLGLMMYRLDTGQWEHIPAKFPRSLLDGYLVAGTQKRLFLVGRIGLYSTLQSMRIWELDHTKVSWMEISRMPPKYFRALLRLSAERFECFGQDNLICFTSWNQGKGLLYNVDKKIWSWISGCALQSCNSQVCFYEPRFDASVH